Proteins co-encoded in one Dreissena polymorpha isolate Duluth1 chromosome 12, UMN_Dpol_1.0, whole genome shotgun sequence genomic window:
- the LOC127853134 gene encoding neuropeptide CCHamide-1 receptor-like isoform X1: MDVSSPPASVQNLNETFADMISNETATANASNVMIEPHQNIEAIIVPVLFAIIFLIGTVGNVALIVTVLKNKSMRNTPNIFVVSLSVGDLFLLLFSVPFSSTLYSLTSWPFGSIVCKLNEYMQTLSLGVSVFTLTALSGDRYIAIVHPMSKHMGKPKLITVITVIGIWILAMVLAIPEAVTSDLMYSLGHMPNTGNTTKIPPTIAFCDIYPDGRLPTWYPKAHSMFRFIVFFLVPVIIIGAFYTMMARILVVSSRQMPCESVKDTSMNQQQKRQVQARVKVAKIVMTFVLIFICCWLPRHISILAGNFFEPEYNMGWHVLKIASFCLTFIYSCVNPYALYFLSSQFRKYYNRYLFCCCPNVQYRSLATEQSAMYNFNSTRRGSTSLTGVVHSQSMC; the protein is encoded by the coding sequence ATGGATGTATCAAGCCCACCGGCGTCGGTACAGAACTTGAATGAAACATTTGCAGACATGATCAGTAATGAAACTGCAACAGCAAACGCCTCAAACGTCATGATTGAGCCCCATCAGAACATTGAAGCAATAATTGTCCCTGTTCTCTTCGCAATTATTTTTCTGATCGGAACTGTTGGAAACGTAGCTCTAATCGTGACTGTGTTGAAAAACAAATCAATGCGAAATACGCCTAACATTTTTGTTGTCAGTCTATCAGTTGGTGATTTGTTTCTATTGTTGTTTTCCGTGCCATTCTCCTCCACATTATATTCACTAACGTCTTGGCCGTTCGGAAGTATTGTTTGTAAATTGAATGAATACATGCAAACACTTTCTCTCGGAGTGTCTGTGTTCACATTAACCGCTCTCAGTGGGGACAGATATATCGCTATTGTGCATCCAATGAGCAAACATATGGGCAAACCGAAGTTAATAACAGTCATCACGGTGATCGGAATATGGATTCTTGCTATGGTTCTGGCGATCCCCGAAGCAGTAACGTCCGACCTTATGTATTCTCTCGGTCATATGCCAAATACTGGCAACACAACTAAAATTCCACCGACTATTGCATTCTGCGACATTTATCCAGATGGACGTTTGCCAACATGGTACCCTAAGGCGCACTCAATGTTTCGTTTTATCGTTTTCTTTCTGGTCCCAGTAATAATCATTGGCGCGTTTTACACAATGATGGCGAGGATTCTGGTAGTCAGCAGTCGGCAGATGCCTTGCGAGTCCGTAAAAGACACATCTATGAACCAACAACAAAAACGTCAGGTGCAGGCGCGCGTGAAAGTGGCAAAAATAGTCATGACTTTTGTTCTTATATTTATATGCTGCTGGTTACCGAGGCATATATCGATTCTTGCCGGTAATTTCTTTGAACCGGAGTACAATATGGGTTGGCACGTACTGAAAATAGCCTCCTTCTGTCTCACGTTTATATATTCGTGTGTGAACCCGTATGCATTGTATTTCCTAAGCAGCCAGTTTCGGAAATATTACAATCGATACCTGTTCTGTTGTTGTCCAAATGTTCAGTACAGAAGCCTTGCGACTGAACAGTCTGCGATGTACAACTTCAACAGCACTCGGCGTGGAAGTACGAGTTTGACTGGTGTTGTGCACTCGCAGTCCATGTGCTAG